One genomic window of Sphingomonas sp. C3-2 includes the following:
- the truA gene encoding tRNA pseudouridine(38-40) synthase TruA: MTRYALTVEFDGRPFMGWQRQAHGPSVQQTIEDAAHKLTGEPVVVHAAGRTDAGVHGVGMRAHLEIEKPLTAFRLMEALNSLMRPNPVAILDCVPVADDWHARFSCTGRRYEYVIVNRRAPLTLDKGRAWRVIHPLDAGAMHDAAQRLVGRHDFTTFRSVHCQSESPLKSLDRLDVERDGDNVVIHAAARSFLHHQVRSMVGCLALVGQGRWSADDLQAALEACDRAALGLNAPPDGLYFVEATYPA; the protein is encoded by the coding sequence ATGACGCGCTATGCGCTCACGGTTGAATTTGATGGCCGCCCCTTCATGGGCTGGCAAAGGCAGGCGCACGGCCCCTCGGTGCAACAGACGATCGAGGATGCCGCGCACAAGCTGACTGGCGAGCCGGTTGTCGTCCACGCCGCGGGGCGCACCGATGCGGGCGTGCACGGCGTGGGCATGCGCGCGCATCTGGAGATCGAAAAGCCGCTGACCGCGTTTCGCCTGATGGAGGCGCTCAATTCGCTGATGCGCCCCAATCCGGTCGCGATCCTCGACTGCGTGCCCGTGGCCGATGACTGGCATGCGCGCTTTTCTTGCACGGGGCGGCGCTATGAATATGTCATCGTCAACCGCCGCGCGCCGCTGACGCTCGACAAGGGCCGCGCCTGGCGCGTGATCCACCCGCTTGACGCAGGCGCCATGCACGATGCCGCGCAAAGACTGGTCGGACGCCATGACTTCACGACCTTTCGCTCGGTGCACTGCCAGTCCGAAAGCCCGCTAAAGTCGCTCGACCGTCTCGATGTCGAACGCGATGGCGATAACGTCGTGATCCACGCGGCCGCGCGGTCCTTCCTGCACCACCAGGTGCGCTCGATGGTCGGCTGCCTCGCGCTGGTCGGTCAGGGACGATGGAGCGCGGACGACCTGCAGGCCGCGCTTGAAGCCTGCGACCGCGCGGCGCTGGGCCTCAACGCGCCGCCCGACGGGCTCTATTTCGTCGAGGCGACCTACCCCGCCTGA
- a CDS encoding acyl carrier protein gives MTSAAAVQVEEAVRAVLTEVLGLDADRVAGFDADTPLFGALPELDSMAVASLLTELEDQLDIIIDDDEVDGEMLETFGNLTAFAVAKKLG, from the coding sequence GTGACAAGTGCTGCTGCCGTCCAGGTCGAAGAAGCGGTCCGTGCCGTTCTCACCGAAGTTCTGGGTTTGGACGCCGACCGGGTTGCCGGTTTTGACGCGGATACCCCGCTGTTCGGCGCGCTGCCCGAACTCGATTCCATGGCCGTGGCCAGCCTGTTGACCGAGTTGGAGGATCAGCTCGACATCATTATCGATGATGATGAGGTGGACGGCGAAATGCTCGAAACCTTCGGCAATCTCACCGCCTTTGCGGTCGCCAAGAAGCTGGGCTGA
- a CDS encoding asparagine synthetase B family protein — MISGAFHLGTPKPVSLARVEAMALGANVHAHATARSWGTAGLGLGAAKDADIWADDAGQIAVAFDGRLYNAADLRTMLTETGEGFDGDSPAELIARLWRYSGPKLLQQLEGKFVLALHDGANQRLFLARDRVGVRTLHLAAMADGALVFSSSLSGLATNPLFRKQINVTALDDYLALGFVPDDNCLLAGVHKLPAGHYLIVERGRDLPVPVRWWDAQFKIDEKANTRAGAPALLETLRASIAQVTHSGTAGTVVETGVNSAAIVALMAEASSRAVPTLAIDPGWDGKAQGDAATAPLAERYATAHKQVGLPSEQMLASIDAFVTAFDEPQGDVEALGRFCRTAIAAEHVGDVLAGAGGDEFFGDHGLYPNNHILENILKIASNVFKNNRINSISSRVREAAILRAVEARIATSFEARRGLLSARTQQEMGDYRAEQRYFEAMEAASGDPMARAQYADIVIELPANVLRRHEGSAEAAGIALHLPFLSRDMMDFARSQSARARQRGGQGKWLLRRAMAGHLPGEVIGAEARETPPPVAHWLRGPLAPAIRRLADRSALIESGRFDRAELTALIDAHLDGRADHGALLWQLLILDRTLARLFGPGRQAG, encoded by the coding sequence ATGATTTCAGGTGCATTTCATCTCGGTACGCCCAAGCCCGTTTCGCTCGCGCGGGTGGAGGCGATGGCGCTGGGCGCGAATGTCCATGCCCATGCGACCGCCCGAAGCTGGGGTACCGCCGGGCTGGGGCTGGGCGCGGCCAAGGACGCCGATATTTGGGCCGACGATGCCGGCCAGATCGCCGTCGCGTTCGACGGGCGGCTCTATAATGCCGCTGACCTCCGCACCATGCTTACCGAGACGGGCGAGGGGTTCGACGGGGACAGCCCCGCCGAACTGATCGCGCGCCTTTGGCGGTACAGCGGGCCGAAGCTGCTTCAGCAGCTTGAGGGCAAGTTCGTCCTTGCGCTCCATGACGGCGCCAATCAGCGGCTGTTTCTGGCGCGGGACCGCGTCGGCGTCCGCACGCTCCATCTTGCGGCCATGGCGGACGGCGCGCTTGTCTTTTCGTCCAGCCTGTCCGGGCTTGCTACCAACCCCTTGTTTCGAAAGCAGATAAACGTAACGGCGCTCGACGATTATCTGGCGCTTGGCTTCGTCCCCGATGACAATTGCCTGTTGGCCGGGGTCCACAAGCTGCCGGCCGGTCATTACCTCATCGTCGAGCGGGGGCGCGATCTGCCCGTGCCCGTGCGCTGGTGGGATGCGCAGTTCAAAATCGATGAGAAGGCCAACACCAGGGCAGGTGCGCCCGCTTTGCTGGAAACACTGCGCGCATCGATCGCGCAGGTCACACATTCGGGTACTGCCGGAACGGTGGTCGAAACCGGCGTGAACAGCGCGGCCATCGTCGCGCTGATGGCGGAGGCGAGCAGCCGCGCCGTGCCGACACTCGCGATCGATCCCGGCTGGGATGGCAAGGCGCAGGGCGATGCCGCGACCGCGCCGCTCGCCGAACGCTACGCGACCGCGCATAAGCAAGTCGGCCTGCCCAGCGAACAGATGCTGGCGTCGATCGATGCCTTTGTCACCGCGTTCGATGAACCGCAGGGCGATGTCGAGGCGCTTGGTCGCTTCTGCCGCACCGCGATTGCGGCGGAGCATGTCGGGGATGTTCTGGCGGGGGCGGGGGGCGACGAGTTTTTCGGCGACCATGGACTTTATCCGAACAATCACATTCTCGAAAATATTTTAAAGATTGCCAGTAATGTTTTTAAAAATAATCGAATAAATTCGATTTCATCTCGCGTCAGAGAGGCCGCCATCCTGCGCGCGGTCGAAGCACGGATCGCGACGTCGTTCGAGGCCCGCCGCGGCTTGCTGAGCGCCAGGACGCAACAGGAAATGGGCGATTACCGGGCGGAGCAGCGCTATTTCGAGGCGATGGAGGCTGCCTCGGGCGATCCGATGGCGCGGGCGCAATATGCCGACATCGTGATCGAACTCCCCGCCAATGTGCTGCGACGCCATGAAGGCAGCGCCGAGGCCGCGGGCATCGCGCTGCATCTGCCCTTTCTTAGCCGCGACATGATGGATTTCGCGCGGTCGCAATCCGCACGTGCGCGTCAGCGTGGCGGGCAGGGCAAATGGCTGTTGCGCCGCGCCATGGCAGGGCATTTGCCCGGAGAGGTGATTGGTGCAGAGGCACGCGAAACGCCGCCGCCCGTGGCGCACTGGCTGCGTGGGCCTTTGGCCCCCGCGATCCGGCGGTTGGCGGACCGCTCGGCGTTGATCGAGAGCGGCCGGTTCGACCGGGCCGAACTGACCGCGCTGATCGACGCGCATCTCGACGGCCGCGCCGACCACGGCGCGCTGCTATGGCAGCTTCTGATCCTCGACCGAACCCTTGCAAGGCTGTTCGGCCCGGGCCGTCAGGCGGGGTAG
- a CDS encoding TonB-dependent receptor — MKSAISFVALLVTGTSVPALAQSADAGAARAKPIMHEAQGPEIVVTALQRDRADLLGGASVLSGVELDASRRTTIGETLAALPGVSATSFGPSSSRPILRGLQADRIRVLIDGIGSFDASGASADHAVSINPLTAERIEVLRGPSALLYGSSAIGGVVSVIDNRIPRNVPDEVVHMQADAEYGSAADERRIAGAIDVPLGGGFVLHADGSYAKQDDLRAGGYLLSKPLRGEAAQSPSAEIRELAELKGKIPNTAAETSEVALGLGYVAEGGKIGFSVARSDNRYGVPIRFSLDPDVEAEAPTLDVRQYRADLRAEVNPETGPFDAIRLRAGYGDYRHFEIEEDGHVATAFYNEGLEGRLELSQRQRGVWSGVIGGQYLTRDFNVVGHEAFLPPTSTEQGGVFTVQNFDFGRFRAEVGARYEHSSVSAHASEDLGTPEAQQSFNAFTASIGGLYEFAHDWKFGLNLSHTERAPTAEELFANGPHLATQSFEVGNPDFSKEKSNGAEATLRGRVGDFSIELSAYYNDFSNFIYQAPTGDIEDDLPVYAFAAGGAKQYGFEAEANATLMRIGEAKIVADALVDYVRVKIDGVGPAPFIPPLRMLGGLEYQSDPIVGRIEVERVTKQDRVAAFETTTPGYTMANARIEWRPMGPEGLLTLRLAANNIFDVEARRHASIIGDYAPLAGRDIRVGASIRF, encoded by the coding sequence ATGAAGTCCGCCATTTCGTTCGTTGCATTACTTGTCACCGGAACCTCTGTCCCCGCGCTTGCACAATCCGCCGATGCCGGTGCCGCGCGTGCAAAGCCCATCATGCACGAGGCGCAAGGGCCGGAAATCGTCGTCACCGCGCTTCAGCGCGACCGCGCCGATCTTCTGGGCGGCGCCTCGGTGCTGAGCGGGGTGGAACTGGACGCCAGCCGCCGCACGACGATTGGCGAGACGCTCGCCGCGCTGCCGGGCGTGAGCGCGACGTCGTTCGGGCCGTCCTCGTCGCGGCCGATCTTGCGCGGGCTTCAGGCCGACCGTATTCGCGTGCTGATCGACGGCATCGGTAGCTTCGACGCCTCGGGCGCGAGCGCGGATCACGCCGTTTCGATCAATCCGCTGACCGCCGAGCGTATCGAGGTGCTGCGCGGCCCCAGCGCGCTTCTCTATGGATCGTCGGCAATCGGCGGCGTGGTGAGCGTGATCGACAACCGCATCCCGCGCAACGTGCCCGATGAAGTGGTGCATATGCAGGCCGATGCCGAATATGGCTCGGCGGCCGATGAGCGCCGGATCGCCGGGGCCATCGACGTGCCGCTGGGCGGTGGCTTCGTGCTCCATGCCGATGGCAGCTATGCCAAACAGGATGATCTGCGCGCGGGCGGCTATCTTCTCAGCAAGCCGCTGCGTGGCGAAGCGGCGCAGTCGCCCTCGGCGGAAATTCGCGAACTCGCCGAACTGAAGGGCAAGATCCCGAACACCGCCGCCGAAACCAGCGAAGTCGCGCTTGGCCTTGGCTATGTGGCGGAGGGGGGCAAGATCGGTTTCTCGGTCGCGCGCTCGGACAACCGCTACGGCGTGCCCATCCGCTTCTCGCTCGATCCCGATGTCGAAGCCGAGGCACCGACGCTCGATGTCCGCCAGTACCGCGCCGATCTGCGCGCCGAGGTCAATCCCGAAACCGGGCCGTTCGACGCGATCCGGCTGCGCGCCGGCTATGGCGATTATCGCCATTTCGAGATCGAGGAAGACGGCCATGTCGCTACCGCCTTTTACAATGAGGGGCTGGAAGGGCGTCTGGAGTTGTCGCAGCGCCAGCGCGGCGTGTGGAGCGGCGTGATCGGCGGCCAGTATCTCACGCGCGATTTCAACGTGGTCGGCCATGAGGCGTTCCTGCCGCCGACGAGCACCGAGCAGGGCGGGGTGTTCACCGTCCAGAATTTCGATTTCGGTCGCTTCCGTGCCGAAGTCGGCGCGCGTTACGAGCATAGCAGCGTCAGCGCGCATGCCAGCGAGGATCTGGGCACGCCCGAAGCCCAGCAAAGCTTCAACGCCTTCACCGCGTCGATCGGCGGGCTTTACGAATTCGCGCATGACTGGAAATTCGGGCTCAATCTCTCGCACACCGAACGCGCGCCGACCGCCGAGGAACTGTTCGCCAACGGCCCGCATCTGGCGACGCAATCGTTCGAGGTCGGCAATCCCGATTTCAGCAAGGAAAAGAGCAATGGCGCAGAAGCCACGCTGCGCGGCCGGGTCGGCGATTTCTCGATCGAGCTTTCAGCCTATTACAATGATTTCTCGAACTTCATCTATCAGGCGCCGACGGGCGATATCGAGGATGATCTGCCGGTCTATGCCTTTGCTGCGGGCGGGGCGAAGCAATATGGTTTCGAGGCAGAGGCCAACGCCACGCTGATGCGGATCGGTGAAGCCAAGATCGTGGCCGATGCGCTGGTCGATTATGTCCGCGTCAAGATCGACGGCGTCGGCCCGGCGCCCTTCATTCCGCCGCTGCGCATGCTGGGCGGGCTTGAATATCAGTCCGATCCGATCGTCGGCCGGATCGAGGTCGAGCGCGTGACCAAGCAAGACCGCGTGGCCGCGTTCGAGACGACGACGCCCGGCTACACCATGGCCAATGCGCGGATCGAATGGCGCCCGATGGGGCCGGAGGGGCTTTTGACGCTGCGCCTCGCCGCGAACAACATCTTCGATGTCGAGGCGCGTCGTCACGCCTCGATCATCGGCGACTATGCGCCGCTCGCGGGCCGCGACATCCGGGTGGGGGCAAGCATTCGTTTCTGA
- the recR gene encoding recombination mediator RecR, whose product MISPEIELLTQALARLPGLGPRSARRAVLHLLKKRETSMAPLLRALEAVNEKLTTCGICGNVDTSDPCGICADARRDPRALCVVEEVSDLWALDRARLFPGRFHVLGGRLSALEGVRPEDLGIDSLIRRVEAGGIDEVVLAMNATLEGQTTAHYIAERLENFPIRITQLAHGLPVGGELDYLDDGTLAQALRARRPVG is encoded by the coding sequence ATGATATCGCCCGAGATAGAATTGCTGACACAGGCCCTTGCGCGGCTGCCCGGGCTTGGCCCGCGTTCCGCGCGCAGGGCGGTGCTCCACCTCCTGAAAAAGCGGGAGACGTCGATGGCGCCGCTGCTCCGTGCGCTGGAGGCGGTGAACGAAAAGCTCACCACCTGCGGCATTTGCGGCAATGTCGACACGTCCGATCCGTGCGGCATCTGTGCCGATGCGCGCCGCGATCCGCGCGCGCTGTGCGTGGTGGAGGAGGTGTCCGATCTCTGGGCGCTCGATCGCGCCCGGCTGTTTCCGGGGCGCTTCCATGTGCTCGGCGGCCGGCTTTCGGCGCTGGAGGGGGTGCGCCCAGAGGATCTGGGGATCGACAGCTTGATCCGCCGGGTGGAGGCAGGGGGCATTGACGAGGTGGTGCTCGCCATGAACGCCACGCTCGAGGGGCAGACGACCGCGCATTACATCGCCGAGCGTCTGGAAAATTTCCCGATCCGCATCACCCAGCTCGCCCATGGGCTGCCCGTTGGGGGCGAACTCGATTATCTCGACGACGGGACGCTCGCACAGGCACTTCGGGCGCGCAGACCCGTGGGGTGA
- a CDS encoding pyridoxal-dependent decarboxylase, exosortase A system-associated yields MKPMGTVPAAFTAQDGELLIGGKTASAIVDAAGETPLFVYDGAMLRARMHSLRQAMPERLALHYAMKANPFAPLVRLMVEIADGIDVASVGEMRIALDAGAQPQTMSFAGPGKRDAEIEAAIRAGVALNCESERQIDRAIAIGAGLGLRPKLAIRINPDFELKGSGMRMGGRPTAFGVDAVDVPALAKRIIGAGAEWHGFHIYGGSQALDAEALVDAQAATLALAVRLSAEIGTAAPHVNLGGGFGIPYFPNEKPLDIERIGTALGEALAALPSGFEATGFAIELGRWLVGEAGVYLTRILDRKSSHGETFLVTDGGLHHQLAASGNFGTVVRRNYPLALASQFGAEGTEVVNVVGCLCTPLDKLGDQVFLPRGAVGDIVAVFMAGAYGASASPSAFLGHGPAPEILLD; encoded by the coding sequence ATGAAGCCGATGGGAACCGTTCCCGCCGCATTCACCGCTCAGGATGGCGAGCTGCTGATTGGCGGCAAGACGGCAAGCGCGATCGTGGACGCCGCGGGCGAAACCCCGCTCTTCGTCTATGACGGCGCCATGCTGCGCGCGCGGATGCACAGCCTGCGGCAGGCGATGCCCGAACGGCTCGCGCTCCATTATGCGATGAAGGCCAACCCCTTCGCGCCGCTCGTCCGGCTGATGGTCGAGATCGCCGACGGGATCGATGTGGCGTCGGTGGGCGAGATGCGCATTGCCCTCGATGCCGGGGCGCAGCCACAAACCATGTCCTTTGCCGGGCCGGGCAAGCGCGATGCCGAGATCGAGGCCGCCATTCGTGCGGGCGTCGCGCTCAATTGCGAATCCGAACGCCAGATCGACCGCGCGATCGCGATCGGCGCGGGGCTCGGGCTGCGCCCCAAGCTCGCGATCCGCATCAATCCCGATTTCGAATTGAAGGGATCGGGGATGCGGATGGGCGGCCGCCCCACCGCCTTTGGCGTCGACGCCGTCGATGTGCCCGCGCTGGCGAAGCGGATTATCGGCGCGGGGGCCGAATGGCACGGCTTTCACATCTATGGCGGTTCGCAGGCATTGGATGCGGAGGCGCTGGTCGATGCCCAGGCCGCCACGCTGGCGCTCGCGGTGCGCCTCAGCGCGGAAATCGGCACAGCGGCCCCGCACGTCAATCTCGGCGGCGGGTTCGGCATCCCCTATTTCCCCAATGAAAAGCCGCTCGATATCGAACGGATCGGCACCGCGCTGGGGGAGGCGCTGGCGGCCCTACCCAGCGGTTTCGAAGCGACCGGCTTTGCCATCGAGCTTGGCCGCTGGCTGGTGGGCGAGGCGGGCGTCTATCTCACCCGCATCCTCGACCGCAAATCGAGCCACGGCGAAACCTTTCTGGTCACCGATGGCGGCCTCCATCACCAGCTGGCGGCAAGCGGCAATTTCGGCACGGTGGTGCGGCGCAACTATCCGCTCGCGCTCGCCAGTCAATTCGGTGCGGAAGGCACGGAGGTCGTGAATGTCGTCGGCTGCCTGTGCACCCCGCTCGACAAGCTGGGCGATCAGGTCTTCCTGCCGCGCGGCGCGGTGGGCGATATCGTCGCGGTGTTCATGGCCGGGGCATATGGCGCCAGCGCCAGCCCCTCGGCGTTTCTCGGCCATGGCCCGGCGCCTGAAATCCTGCTCGATTAG
- a CDS encoding acyl-CoA ligase (AMP-forming), exosortase A system-associated encodes MSVCFSLPLKGAPVQAPSPDPKPLDHLVLGGDRDATAVDARFGTLTYGDLDDWVGRYASGLLAKGLKPGDRIAAWLPKTRAAVILPLAAARAGLVYVPVNPLLKHAQVAHILADSGARLLITQPARAAMLSAADLGDCAVETDEDALPGDAVMPPSAHDPFDLVEILYTSGSTGRPKGVMLSHANLWLGAVSVAHYLKVQPDDKVLGALPFSFDYGQNQLLSTWAAGACAVPLDYLTPRDVIKAVERFGVTSIAGVPPLWVQLAEANWADETAASIRRLTNTGGALPVPMVRRLRALFPNAALYLMYGLTEAFRSTYLDPGLTDAHPSSIGKAIPFAEILVVRPDGSLTADDEPGELVHAGPLVAQGYWNDAERTAERFKPAPAASQLGGVAVWSGDTVVRDAEGLLRFSGRADEMIKAAGNRVSPTEIEEAAIASGGVAEAVALGVPDDRLGQAILLIARAPEGLSQEDAHARLTAWIKAELPGYMFPREIRFVDHLPRNPNGKLDRTAIRQEYAA; translated from the coding sequence ATGTCAGTCTGTTTCTCGTTGCCCCTCAAAGGAGCCCCAGTGCAAGCCCCATCGCCTGATCCAAAGCCGCTCGATCATCTCGTTCTTGGTGGCGATCGCGACGCGACTGCCGTCGACGCGCGCTTCGGAACGCTGACTTATGGCGATCTGGACGACTGGGTAGGGCGCTATGCCAGCGGGCTCCTTGCCAAAGGGTTGAAGCCCGGTGATCGCATCGCGGCCTGGCTCCCCAAGACGCGCGCTGCGGTGATCCTGCCACTGGCGGCGGCGCGCGCCGGGCTCGTCTATGTGCCGGTCAATCCGCTGCTGAAGCACGCGCAGGTCGCGCATATTCTGGCGGACAGCGGCGCACGGCTGCTCATCACCCAGCCCGCGCGCGCCGCGATGCTGAGCGCAGCCGATCTCGGCGATTGCGCGGTGGAGACCGATGAGGATGCACTGCCCGGCGACGCCGTCATGCCGCCATCGGCGCACGACCCGTTCGATCTGGTCGAAATCCTCTACACCTCGGGGTCGACCGGCCGGCCCAAGGGGGTGATGCTCAGCCACGCCAATCTCTGGCTCGGCGCGGTGAGCGTGGCGCATTATCTGAAGGTGCAGCCCGACGACAAGGTTTTGGGCGCGCTGCCGTTCAGCTTCGATTATGGGCAAAACCAGCTGCTTTCGACCTGGGCGGCGGGCGCCTGCGCGGTGCCCCTCGATTATCTGACGCCGCGTGACGTCATCAAGGCGGTGGAACGCTTTGGCGTCACCAGCATCGCGGGCGTGCCGCCGCTCTGGGTGCAGCTCGCCGAGGCGAACTGGGCCGACGAAACCGCCGCCAGTATCCGGCGCCTCACCAATACCGGCGGCGCGCTCCCCGTGCCGATGGTCCGGCGCCTGCGCGCGCTGTTCCCCAATGCCGCGCTCTACCTCATGTACGGCCTGACCGAGGCCTTTCGCTCGACCTATCTCGATCCGGGCCTGACGGACGCGCATCCTTCGTCGATCGGCAAGGCCATTCCCTTTGCCGAGATCCTGGTCGTTCGCCCCGATGGCAGCCTCACCGCAGACGATGAACCGGGTGAGCTTGTCCATGCCGGGCCGCTCGTCGCCCAAGGTTATTGGAACGATGCCGAACGGACCGCCGAACGCTTCAAGCCCGCGCCCGCCGCCTCGCAGCTGGGCGGGGTGGCCGTGTGGTCGGGCGACACCGTGGTCCGCGATGCCGAAGGCTTGCTCCGCTTTTCGGGGCGCGCCGACGAAATGATCAAGGCTGCGGGCAACCGCGTCAGCCCCACCGAGATCGAGGAAGCCGCGATCGCGAGCGGCGGCGTTGCCGAAGCCGTCGCGCTCGGTGTGCCCGATGACCGGCTGGGGCAGGCGATCCTGCTCATCGCGCGCGCGCCGGAGGGGCTTTCGCAAGAGGACGCCCATGCGCGTCTGACCGCCTGGATCAAGGCCGAACTGCCCGGCTATATGTTCCCGCGCGAGATCCGTTTCGTCGATCATTTACCCCGCAACCCCAATGGAAAGCTGGATCGCACCGCGATCCGTCAGGAGTATGCCGCATGA
- the fmt gene encoding methionyl-tRNA formyltransferase — protein sequence MRIAFMGTPDFAVPTLDALVGAGHDVVAVYSQPPRRAGRGKALSPTPVHRRAEELGIPVMTPVSLKGTEEQAAFAALDLDVAIVAAYGLILPRAILDAPRHGCLNVHASLLPRWRGAAPIHRAILAGDETTGVTIMGMEAGLDTGPMLATIKTPVDAKTSGELTAELAASGATLMVRVLADLPTYPPVPQPEDGVTYASKIDKAEARIDFTHAADAIERQIRAFNPLPGAFFEHGGERIRILEAKVEAESGAPGSVIDDTLGIACGTGTLRPVLVQRAGRGAMAPADLLRGYPIPKGTVLA from the coding sequence ATGCGCATTGCTTTCATGGGAACCCCCGATTTCGCCGTCCCGACGCTCGACGCCCTTGTCGGCGCCGGTCATGATGTCGTCGCCGTCTACAGCCAGCCGCCCCGCCGCGCGGGCCGCGGCAAGGCGCTGTCGCCCACGCCCGTCCATCGCCGGGCGGAAGAGCTTGGCATTCCCGTCATGACGCCGGTTTCGCTGAAAGGTACCGAGGAACAGGCCGCCTTTGCCGCGCTGGATCTCGATGTCGCGATCGTCGCGGCTTACGGCCTCATCCTGCCGCGCGCCATTCTCGATGCGCCGCGCCATGGCTGCCTCAACGTCCACGCCTCGCTCCTCCCCCGCTGGCGCGGCGCGGCGCCCATCCACCGCGCCATTCTGGCCGGGGACGAGACGACCGGCGTTACCATCATGGGGATGGAGGCCGGGCTCGACACCGGGCCGATGCTGGCGACGATCAAAACGCCCGTTGACGCCAAGACGTCGGGCGAACTCACCGCCGAACTCGCCGCCAGCGGCGCGACGCTGATGGTCCGCGTGCTGGCCGATCTTCCCACGTACCCGCCCGTCCCCCAGCCCGAGGACGGCGTCACCTATGCCAGCAAGATCGACAAGGCCGAGGCGCGGATTGACTTCACCCACGCCGCCGACGCCATCGAGCGCCAGATCCGCGCGTTCAACCCGCTGCCCGGCGCCTTTTTCGAACATGGCGGCGAGCGCATCCGCATCCTTGAAGCCAAAGTAGAAGCGGAGAGCGGTGCCCCCGGGAGCGTGATCGACGACACGCTCGGCATCGCCTGCGGCACGGGGACGCTCCGCCCCGTGCTCGTCCAGCGCGCCGGGCGCGGCGCCATGGCGCCCGCCGATCTGCTGCGCGGTTATCCGATCCCCAAGGGCACGGTGCTCGCATGA
- the trxB gene encoding thioredoxin-disulfide reductase: MTATHSTRMLVLGSGPAGLTAAIYGARAGMAPIVVQGMQPGGQLTITTDVENYPGFKDVIQGPWLMEQMQAQAEHVGARMMYDSIVEVDLSQRPFRLIGDGGTVYTGDVLVIATGASARWLGLESENLLQGKGVSACATCDGFFYRGKKVVVIGGGNTAVEEALYLTNHSQDVTLIHRRDSLRAEKILQERLFAHPNIKVLWNKTVERFVGDGDPEGLVGVELRDTETGALSTIDTDGAFVAIGHSPATEIFRGHLRLDSEGYLDVETGSTRTSVPGVFACGDVMDKVYRQAVTAAGTGCMAALDAERFLAEADFVMEPA; this comes from the coding sequence ATGACCGCCACCCATTCCACCCGCATGCTGGTCCTTGGTTCCGGACCGGCCGGACTGACCGCCGCCATTTACGGTGCCCGGGCGGGCATGGCGCCGATCGTCGTGCAGGGCATGCAGCCCGGCGGTCAGCTGACGATCACCACCGATGTGGAAAATTATCCGGGCTTCAAGGATGTGATCCAGGGCCCGTGGCTGATGGAACAGATGCAGGCGCAGGCCGAGCATGTCGGCGCGCGGATGATGTATGATTCGATCGTTGAGGTCGATCTGAGCCAGCGTCCGTTCCGCCTGATCGGCGATGGCGGCACGGTCTATACCGGCGATGTGCTGGTGATCGCCACCGGCGCGTCGGCGCGCTGGCTGGGGCTGGAAAGCGAAAATCTGCTGCAGGGCAAGGGCGTGTCCGCCTGCGCAACCTGTGATGGCTTTTTCTATCGCGGCAAGAAGGTCGTCGTCATCGGCGGCGGCAACACCGCCGTTGAGGAAGCGCTCTACCTCACCAACCACAGCCAGGATGTGACGCTGATCCATCGCCGCGATTCGCTGCGTGCGGAAAAGATCCTGCAGGAACGCCTGTTCGCGCACCCCAACATCAAGGTGCTGTGGAACAAGACGGTCGAGCGTTTCGTCGGTGACGGTGATCCCGAAGGTCTGGTCGGCGTCGAGCTGCGCGATACCGAGACGGGCGCGCTGTCGACCATCGATACCGACGGCGCCTTTGTCGCCATCGGCCACTCGCCGGCGACCGAAATTTTCCGCGGACATCTGCGGCTTGATAGCGAAGGCTATCTTGACGTCGAAACCGGATCGACGCGCACCAGCGTTCCCGGCGTGTTCGCCTGCGGTGACGTCATGGACAAGGTTTATCGTCAGGCGGTGACGGCGGCCGGAACCGGCTGCATGGCGGCGCTGGACGCCGAACGCTTTCTGGCGGAAGCCGATTTCGTGATGGAACCGGCCTGA